In Humulus lupulus chromosome 7, drHumLupu1.1, whole genome shotgun sequence, the following are encoded in one genomic region:
- the LOC133790885 gene encoding probable E3 ubiquitin-protein ligase LUL4 → MGVSFSRDGRRRRITRMRRWSFNRNHHQHNHNHGDHDQDQDQDQGQGQSLSLPQPSSPSTSIIDPSPSPVTSSSSPSATSPPPPNSSTHHQTTTISTNTTTPATAQVDFSFPSLNLQSSSSPSPTLPPPSPSSFVFGAPHPNHHIPNPFPSNNAQPRINAVLPPPFASAKRIKNNVNVHKGTIKLNTDAHHSHSFLLSFTFDALVDGSITIFYFAKEELDCTFTPLYPQYYMPMTIPFQKGLGQKFFQPSGTGIEMAFIEYVLFEMGELANSSSAEDILPLVIYVEAGLPPLLTNLESIQPLPATPPHSQITQAVIEHNGEGQFLVKVINQILWINGVRYELHELYGFGNSDDSGEPGKECIICMTQPKDVAVLPCRHMCMCSECAQALTVRSKKCPICRQLIKELIQIKIDKA, encoded by the exons aTGGGTGTCTCTTTTAGCAgagatggaagaagaagaagaataacgAGAATGAGAAGATGGAGCTTCAACCGTAACCACCACCAACACAACCACAACCATGGTGATCACGATCAAGATCAAGATCAAGATCAAGGTCAAGGTCAAAGCCTTTCTCTTCCCCAGCCATCTTCTCCTTCCACTTCCATTATCGACCCTTCACCTAGTCCAGTCAcctcttcttcatctccttcggcCACTTCTCCTCCTCCTCCCAACTCTTCCACCCATCATCAAACGACAACGATTTCGACTAATACGACAACCCCTGCAACTGCCCAGGTTGATTTTTCATTCCCTTCCTTAAATTTGcagtcttcttcttctccttctcctacTCTGCCTCCGCCATCGCCATCGAGTTTTGTTTTTGGTGCTCCTCATCCGAACCACCACATCCCTAACCCATTTCCTTCCAATAACGCTCAACCCAGGATCAATGCCGTGCTGCCGCCTCCTTTTGCCAGTGCTAAGAGGATAAAGAACAATGTGAATGTGCACAAGGGTACCATCAAGCTTAATACGGATGCCCATCATTCTCACTCATTCTTGCTCTCTTTCACTTTTGATGCTCTCGTTGATGGCAG TATCACCATATTTTACTTTGCCAAGGAAGAATTGGATTGCACATTTACTCCATTATACCCTCAATATTATATGCCAATGACAATCCCCTTCCAGAAAGGTCTAGGTCAGAAATTTTTTCAGCCTTCTGGAACTGGTATTGAGATGGCTTTCATTGAGTACGTTTTGTTTGAAATGGGCGAGCTTGCAAATTCATCTTCGGCCGAAGACATTCTCCCGCTTGTTATTTATGTGGAGGCAGGCTTGCCACCTCTCTTGACAAATTTAGAGTCCATTCAGCCTCTTCCAGCTACACCCCCCCATTCACAGATTACTCAAGCTGTAATTGAGCATAATGGAGAGGGTCAGTTTCTAGTAAAAGTAATCAATCAGATCCTGTGGATTAATGGAGTTCGTTATGAGCTACACGAACTTTATGGATTTGGAAATTCAGATGATTCAGGTGAGCCAGGGAAAGAATGTATCATATGCATGACTCAGCCAAAGGATGTAGCTGTATTGCCCTGTCGGCATATG